The Hevea brasiliensis isolate MT/VB/25A 57/8 chromosome 9, ASM3005281v1, whole genome shotgun sequence nucleotide sequence ATAGCAAGAGCAATCCTTAAAGATCCAAGGATTTTACTTTTAGATGAAGCCACGAGTGCACTCGATGCAGAATCTGAAATGATAGTTCAGGAGGCATTAGACAGGATTATGGTCAACCGAACAACTGTCATTGTGGCCCATCGTCTGAGTACAATTAGGAATGCTGATGTAATTGCTGTCATCCACAGTGGAAAGATCGTTGAAAAAGGTATCTTACGTTTACACTATGAGCTTACTTTTTGACATATACTGCAATCTCAAATATGCTTGTCTTCTAGTAGTGAAGTTTTTGTTGCCAAATTGGTTTATCTTGTCTTCACATTGTCACGTATCCTCCACAGTTTCAAACTCTGAAATGTATATCGTGTATTTTCATTCATTTTGCGAGTTCTTAATGCAGAGCCAGGATCGTGATTCATTTTCCAAAACTCCTATTTGTTTACTGAAATTTCcataaaaatttgagaattgtgaGTATATCAACCCTCGTGGATGTTGTGTATTGGGTCACCTTTTTTCTGTACAAATAAATTAGTTGTGAATTTAGAATATTGTCCTGTTTAGGTAGAATATTTATTATTTGTCATGGCTCCAATTTATTCTTGCGATTTTAATCCACAATAATGTAATTTCATTCGTTTTTGTTTGATTAGGCTCCCATTCAGAGCTATTCTCAGATCCTGATGGTGCATACTCTCAACTAATACGGTTACAAGAGTTGAATAAAGATTCAGAACATGTAGCAGAGGACCATAAAAGATCAGATCTTTCTCCTGAATCCTTTAGACAGTCAAGTCAAAGAATTTCACCGCAACGATCCATTAGTCAGGGATCATCTGGAGTAGGAAATAGCAGTCGCCATTCATTCTCAGTCTCATTTGGCTTACCTACAGGAATTAATGTCACTGAAAATTCCCACGAACAATATGACTTTTCTCCACCAAAAGGAAAAACTCCAGAGGTCCCAATCCATAGGCTTGCATATCTTAACAAGCCTGAGATTCCTGTGCTTGCACTAGGAACTATAGCTGCCTGTATCAGCGGTGTTATATTTCCAGTTTTTGGCATACTCCTTTCCAGAGtgattaaatcattttatgaaccaccTCATGAATTAAGAAAGGATACGAAGTTCTGGTCATTTATTTTTATGGTGCTTGGGGTGACATCATTTTTTGCACTTCCGTCACGATTTTACTTCTTTTGTGTGGCTGGAAATAGACTAATTCAACGTATTCGAACGATTTGCTTTGAGAAGGTAGTTCATATGGAGGTTGGTTGGTTTGATGATCCTGAGCACTCAAGTGGTGCAATTGGTGCTAGGCTTTCAGCAGATGCAGCAATAGTTCGAGCTCTGGTTGGAGATGCACTAGCTCAATTGGTCCAAAACATTACATCAGCAGTGGCAGGTCTAGTCATTGCCTTCACTGCAAGTTGGCAATTGGCCTTCATTATTCTTGTACTACTTCCTCTCATAGGAATCAATGGATATGTTCAAGTGAAGTTCCTGAAAGGTTTCAGTGCAGATGCAAAGGTATAAATCTAATCTTGTATTTCATTGGCTTGAGGGAAATATTCTATTCACGGTGCTAGGGTCTCTTTTTAGAATATTACATTTTTCATTTGAAAATATTCATCACAATATAAATCTAAATGTCTGCAGATGATGTACGAGGAAGCAAGCCAAGTTGCAAATGATGCAGTAGGGAGTATAAGAACTGTTGCCTCTTTCTGTGCGGAAGAAAAGGTGATGCAACTATACAAAAAGAAATGTGAAGGCCCTCTGAAGACAGGAGTAAGGCAAGGCCTTATAAGTGGAATAGGATTTGGCGTGTCTTTCTTCTTGATGTTCTCTGTCTATGCAGCCAGTTTCTATGCAGGAGCTCAACTTGTCAAGCATGGAAAAACAACATTCTCAGATGTTTTTCAAGTGGGTACATCTCCCTTAtttctctagttttttttttttttcctgaaagATGTTTAAGGCTTCCTAAACACCAACTATGTTCTAATTATACTGATTTCATGCATCCACTTTGCAGGTTTTCTTTGCTTTAACCATGGCAGCTATTGTAGTTTCTCAATCAAGTTCATTTGCTCCTGATTCCACCAAGGCTAAGAATGCTGCTGCTTCCATATTTTCAATTATTGACCGAAAGTCAAAAATAGATCCAAGTGATGAGTCAGGAATGACACCAGAGAGTGTGAGAGGAGAAATTGAGATTCATCATGTCAGCTTTAAGTATCCATCAAGGTCAGATGTTCAAATTTTCCGAGACCTCAACTTGGTTATTCATTCAGGCAAGGTAATGATTCCTGCTTTATATTCCTTTTATTGCAAATAAGGAGAAGACGACAAAAATGAATTTTCCTGTTTTAATTTCTGCTTTCAGACTATGGCTCTAGTTGGAGAAAGTGGAAGTGGGAAATCAACTGTCATCTCATTGTTACAAAGATTTTATGATCCAGATTCAGGTCATATAACTCTTGACGGAGTTGAAATTCAAAGGCTGCAACTTAAGTGGCTGAGGCAGCAAATGGGGCTTGTGAGCCAAGAACCAGTCTTGTTTAACGATACAATTCGGGCCAATATTGCTTATGGAAAGGGTGGAGATGCAACTGAGGTGGAAATTTTAGCTGCATCAGAAATGGCCAATGCACACAAGTTCATTAGCAGCTTACAGCAGGTTAGAAGAAACATATAATAAGATAGTTAAGCAAGTAACCATCATATAAATTCTAGTAAGGCCTTTGCATAGACAGGAATTGAAATATCATTAATTGATGACTTGTCTTAGATTCTTGCTGCTTATTCTTGTTGTTTTATGACTGTGAAATGCAGGGATATGATACTGTTGTAGGGGAGCGAGGAGTCCAGCTGTCCGGAGGACAGAAACAAAGGGTAGCCATTGCTCGTGCTATAATCAAAAGTCCAAAGATACTGCTATTAGATGAGGCTACAAGTGCTCTAGATGCCGAATCTGAGAGAGTGGTTCAAGATGCATTAGACCGAGCAATTGTGAACAGGACCACAGTCGTTGTAGCCCATCGATTATCAACAATCAAGAGTGCAGATATCATTGCAGTCGTTAAAAATGGAGTTATTGTAGAGAAAGGAAAGCATGAGACTTTGATCAATATCAGTGATGGTTTCTATGCTTCCTTAGTGGCACTGCATATGAGTGCCTCAACTGCCTGAGTTACtagcatttttatttttaatattcctGTTATAAGAATTTTGGTGAAGGCCAAACCCAAAGCAATCTCTGCATGTGTTTTCTTCTTCTGTGTTCATTTATTGTTATGGAATTTGATACATATATTCTCTCTTAAAAAAAGTAAGtaatactttattttttttaattatttttttataagccaaaaaaaaaaactatttaatacttaaaaaattataacaaaGCTCAAATGTGTCCccgtatttttttaatatttaaataagtttaaaatgACCTTTTAGCATCAAAATTGgatcaaaaattgaatttttcttttaaaagaaaaaattgaaagaaaatttttattattggatttatcaaTTGGAATCGAACCATAGTTGTGGAGACCACGAGATTTCGATTTTGGTCTCCTTGAACCTTGACTTGATTCCAATCTAGTTCAATGTGTTGACCAACCCTAGCCCTAAGGTCATCTTGGATTTATTTGAATATCCTTAAGAACTATGAGGATGAATTTGAATTTTATTCCTAAAAAAAATGTCTAATTCGCTTCCATTTATATTATCAAATACTTGAAAAAAACAATTATATAAATTCGCTTCAGTTTGTATTATACATTAATATCTAATCCGGCCCAAATGTCATCTAAACATAataattttgttaaattaattttgattattttgtACGATTTTTACAAACTAAGAAAGAACAGAGAGGAATATATGAAAGAGAGAGACATGAGGGGACCTCTCAGCCTTTGGCTATTCATTCTTGCATGTGATTGTAAAATTAAACCTGTAATTGTAATTTAAGCCTGTTTGGTTTAACTAATGAATACAACTGATAACCGTTAGCTGATAGTTATTATTGTTAGTTGTTAGCTAAtagctgatttatgttaagtgtttagCTGTTACTGTTGATATATAATATGACTAATAAGAGTATATAccacataatttattttattattaaaataaatataatattataaatttattatattatattatttattttattattaaattaaatatataattattaatttaatatattatattatttattttattattaaaataaaaataattaaattctttaaaaaataattaaataattttaaaaatataggtataaaataataaagtattattattgttgataaaggaaaaatttataattaattttaagtttttagatgtaaaaaatatatttttttataataaataaatattttatattttatattattaacaaaaaaaatattttaactaaattaTAATGCATTAATTAAGATgttaaaatataaatgaaaaagattaaaatattaataattttaatttttgggtTAAATGAAAAAAAGTTAATGTGAtctgaataaaaaataaaataaaattagttacaaatgataaaaaataaaataaatccaGTTATCAACTGATGAGAAACAATTCTAAAA carries:
- the LOC110653393 gene encoding ABC transporter B family member 11, coding for MAEESSLNDVARTQEASTSKSHEEEDEKKQSINGDSQETKKSKEDQKTNSVPFHKLFSFADSIDILLMIVGTIGAVGNGISLPLMTVFLGDMIDAFGQNKNKDVVHVVSKVSLKFIYLAVGTAVASFLQVDCWIVTGERQAARIRGLYLKSILRQDVAFFDKETNTGEVIGRMSGDTVLIQDAMGEKVGKFLQLLSTFVGGFAVAFIKGWLLTIVLLSSIPLLVLAGASMSITIARMASRGQNAYAKAATVVEQTIGSIRTVSSFAGEKQAISNYKKFLVTAYNSGVHEGSATGLGLGIVMLIIFCSYALAVWFGGKMILEKGYTGGIVINVIIAVLTGSLSLGQASPCMSAFAAGQAAAYKMFETICRKPAIDAYDTKGKILDDICGDIELRDIHFRYPARPNEQIFSGFSLSIASGTTAALVGQSGSGKSTVISLIERFYDPQAGEVLIDGINLKEFQLKWIREKIGLVSQEPVLFTVSIRDNIAYGKDGATTEEIRAATELANAAKFIDKLPQGLDTMAGEHGTQLSGGQKQRIAIARAILKDPRILLLDEATSALDAESEMIVQEALDRIMVNRTTVIVAHRLSTIRNADVIAVIHSGKIVEKGSHSELFSDPDGAYSQLIRLQELNKDSEHVAEDHKRSDLSPESFRQSSQRISPQRSISQGSSGVGNSSRHSFSVSFGLPTGINVTENSHEQYDFSPPKGKTPEVPIHRLAYLNKPEIPVLALGTIAACISGVIFPVFGILLSRVIKSFYEPPHELRKDTKFWSFIFMVLGVTSFFALPSRFYFFCVAGNRLIQRIRTICFEKVVHMEVGWFDDPEHSSGAIGARLSADAAIVRALVGDALAQLVQNITSAVAGLVIAFTASWQLAFIILVLLPLIGINGYVQVKFLKGFSADAKMMYEEASQVANDAVGSIRTVASFCAEEKVMQLYKKKCEGPLKTGVRQGLISGIGFGVSFFLMFSVYAASFYAGAQLVKHGKTTFSDVFQVFFALTMAAIVVSQSSSFAPDSTKAKNAAASIFSIIDRKSKIDPSDESGMTPESVRGEIEIHHVSFKYPSRSDVQIFRDLNLVIHSGKTMALVGESGSGKSTVISLLQRFYDPDSGHITLDGVEIQRLQLKWLRQQMGLVSQEPVLFNDTIRANIAYGKGGDATEVEILAASEMANAHKFISSLQQGYDTVVGERGVQLSGGQKQRVAIARAIIKSPKILLLDEATSALDAESERVVQDALDRAIVNRTTVVVAHRLSTIKSADIIAVVKNGVIVEKGKHETLINISDGFYASLVALHMSASTA